The following are encoded together in the Rhizobium tumorigenes genome:
- the infB gene encoding translation initiation factor IF-2: protein MTDNNDEKTLSASGKKTLTLKPSGVNQGTVRQDMGRGRTKAVVVETRKRRPLRPEDDKQVITPVTAPAPAAAARVEAAPQPAARPAQPQIQTRVNQPSGIAPRAQPAAPAYQARPQQDRPSRPVVLNHLSPDEMDARRRALADAQARDAADAIRRAEDDARRKIEDEKRRIEEEAEAVRRAADLAARGPEIAAAEAAAEAAAEEAARIEAAKPQPVAAPLVRRADAGAPAARPAVGDVAGRRKPLGEEEENRGPPRTAVIRGKVVRVEPPKTPARPKTEEERRRGKLTVTTANVDDDGTGRGRSLSAMRRRQEKFRRGQMQETREKVLREVILPETITIQELAQRMSERAVDVIKFLMKEGQMMKPGDVIDADLAELIAVEFGHTVKRVSESDVELGLFNGSQEDEELVSRPPVVTIMGHVDHGKTSLLDAIRKTSVVSGEAGGITQHIGAYQVEQNGQKITFIDTPGHAAFTAMRARGAQATDIAILVVAADDSVMPQTIESIAHAKAAGVPIIVAINKVDKHEADPQKVRNQLLQHDVFVETMGGEVLDVEVSAKTGLNLDKLLEAVLLQSEILDLKSNPSRPAEGTVIEAQLDRGRGPVATVLVQKGTLRPGQIIVAGDQWGRVRALVNDKGEQVKEAGPATPVEVLGLSGTPSAGDRFAIVDSESRAREISEYRQRLTRDKAAARQSGQRGSLEQMMTLLQNNVLKEFPLVIKGDVQGSIEAINGALDKLGTDEVRARIVHSGAGAITESDVSLAEASGAAIIGFNVRANAQARAFAEREGIEIRYYSIIYDLVDDVKQAMSGLLSPERRETFIGNAEILEVFNITKTGKVAGCRVTEGKVERGAGVRLIRDNVVVHEGKLKTLKRFKDEVADVPMGQECGMAFENYEDMRAGDVIECFRVEHITRTL, encoded by the coding sequence ATGACTGACAACAACGACGAAAAGACGCTGAGCGCATCGGGTAAGAAGACCCTCACACTGAAACCTTCAGGCGTGAACCAGGGCACCGTGCGTCAGGATATGGGTCGGGGTCGCACCAAAGCGGTCGTGGTCGAGACTCGCAAGCGCCGCCCTCTACGCCCGGAAGACGACAAGCAGGTGATCACGCCGGTCACGGCCCCAGCGCCTGCCGCTGCTGCACGCGTCGAGGCTGCACCGCAGCCTGCGGCCCGTCCGGCCCAGCCGCAGATCCAGACCCGCGTCAACCAGCCGAGCGGCATTGCTCCGCGTGCCCAGCCGGCAGCGCCGGCCTACCAGGCGCGTCCGCAGCAGGACCGCCCGTCGCGCCCGGTCGTGCTCAACCACCTTTCGCCAGACGAGATGGATGCCCGCCGCCGCGCGCTTGCCGATGCGCAGGCCCGTGACGCTGCAGACGCCATCCGCCGCGCCGAGGACGACGCCCGCCGCAAGATCGAGGACGAAAAGCGTCGCATCGAGGAAGAGGCTGAAGCCGTTCGTCGCGCTGCCGATCTCGCTGCACGCGGTCCCGAAATCGCAGCTGCCGAAGCCGCCGCAGAAGCAGCGGCCGAAGAAGCAGCCCGTATCGAGGCTGCCAAGCCACAGCCTGTTGCAGCTCCGCTCGTTCGCCGCGCAGATGCCGGCGCTCCGGCCGCACGCCCCGCCGTCGGCGACGTTGCCGGCCGCCGCAAGCCTCTTGGCGAAGAAGAAGAGAACCGCGGACCGCCGCGCACTGCCGTCATTCGCGGCAAGGTCGTTCGCGTCGAGCCGCCGAAGACACCGGCTCGCCCGAAGACCGAAGAAGAGCGCCGCCGTGGCAAGCTGACCGTCACGACAGCCAATGTCGACGACGACGGCACGGGTCGCGGTCGTTCGCTCTCGGCCATGCGTCGCCGCCAGGAGAAATTCCGTCGCGGCCAGATGCAGGAGACCCGTGAAAAGGTCCTGCGCGAAGTGATCCTGCCTGAAACCATCACCATCCAGGAACTCGCACAGCGCATGTCCGAGAGGGCCGTCGACGTTATCAAGTTCCTGATGAAGGAAGGCCAGATGATGAAGCCGGGCGACGTCATCGACGCCGATCTGGCTGAACTGATCGCGGTCGAATTCGGCCACACGGTCAAGCGCGTATCGGAATCCGACGTCGAACTGGGCCTGTTCAACGGCTCGCAGGAAGACGAAGAGCTGGTCTCGCGTCCTCCCGTTGTCACCATCATGGGCCACGTCGACCACGGCAAGACCTCGTTGCTCGATGCTATCCGCAAAACCAGCGTTGTGTCCGGCGAAGCTGGCGGTATCACCCAGCATATCGGTGCCTACCAGGTCGAGCAGAACGGCCAGAAGATCACCTTCATCGACACCCCGGGCCACGCCGCGTTTACCGCCATGCGTGCCCGTGGTGCGCAGGCTACCGACATCGCCATCCTGGTGGTTGCGGCCGACGACAGCGTCATGCCGCAGACAATCGAATCCATCGCCCATGCCAAGGCTGCCGGCGTGCCGATCATCGTCGCCATCAACAAGGTCGACAAGCACGAAGCCGATCCGCAGAAGGTGCGTAACCAGCTGCTTCAGCATGACGTGTTCGTGGAAACCATGGGCGGTGAAGTGCTCGACGTCGAAGTCTCGGCCAAGACAGGCCTCAACCTCGACAAGCTGCTCGAAGCCGTGCTGCTGCAGTCGGAAATTCTCGACCTCAAGTCCAACCCGTCGCGTCCTGCCGAAGGTACGGTCATCGAAGCCCAACTCGACCGCGGTCGTGGCCCGGTTGCGACCGTTCTCGTCCAGAAGGGCACGCTGCGTCCCGGCCAGATCATCGTTGCCGGCGATCAGTGGGGCCGCGTTCGCGCGCTGGTCAACGACAAGGGCGAGCAGGTCAAGGAAGCCGGTCCCGCCACGCCGGTCGAGGTTCTCGGCCTCTCCGGTACACCGTCTGCCGGTGATCGCTTCGCGATCGTCGATAGCGAAAGCCGGGCCCGCGAGATTTCCGAATACCGCCAACGCCTCACCCGCGACAAGGCCGCTGCCCGCCAGTCCGGTCAGCGCGGCTCGCTGGAACAGATGATGACGTTGCTTCAGAACAACGTTCTCAAGGAATTCCCGCTGGTCATCAAGGGCGACGTGCAGGGCTCGATCGAAGCCATCAACGGCGCGCTCGACAAGCTCGGCACCGACGAAGTGCGTGCCCGCATCGTCCATTCGGGCGCCGGTGCCATCACCGAATCGGATGTCTCGCTGGCCGAAGCCTCGGGTGCCGCGATCATCGGCTTCAACGTCCGCGCCAATGCACAGGCCCGTGCGTTCGCCGAACGCGAAGGTATCGAGATCCGCTACTACAGCATCATCTACGATCTCGTCGACGACGTGAAGCAAGCGATGTCTGGCCTTCTTTCGCCGGAACGCCGCGAAACCTTCATCGGCAACGCCGAGATCCTCGAAGTCTTCAATATCACGAAGACAGGCAAGGTGGCCGGTTGCCGCGTTACCGAAGGCAAGGTCGAGCGTGGAGCAGGCGTCCGCCTTATCCGCGACAACGTCGTTGTCCACGAAGGCAAACTCAAGACGCTCAAGCGCTTCAAGGACGAAGTCGCCGACGTGCCGATGGGTCAGGAGTGCGGTATGGCCTTCGAAAACTACGAAGACATGCGTGCCGGCGACGTCATCGAATGCTTCCGCGTCGAACACATCACGCGTACGCTCTGA
- a CDS encoding YcxB family protein, whose translation MLRDVILKASHMLTSPLSQDNRFSLSYIRQPGEEAHVVSEAIGRFGHPLSPRASINGWYLMVGVLGGAALSLFLNIYRSLILLPSFGPTPLIDVFNLMLICSVPCLAVCVLMMLSLRREAYLQRSARASRILPDATVMVSVSPEGIAWERPGAMTTLAWTIISAIEERHGRIEFDSEATVHYIPAHAFHNRQEQDAVLARIRNLWQPPVPAKP comes from the coding sequence ATGCTGCGCGACGTTATCCTCAAGGCTTCTCATATGCTTACATCACCGCTGTCGCAGGACAACCGTTTCAGCCTGTCCTACATCCGCCAGCCCGGTGAGGAAGCTCATGTCGTCAGCGAGGCTATCGGACGGTTCGGTCATCCTCTGAGCCCGCGCGCCAGCATCAACGGCTGGTACCTCATGGTCGGCGTCCTCGGTGGTGCAGCGCTGAGCCTTTTTCTCAATATCTACCGCAGCCTCATCCTGCTTCCCTCGTTCGGGCCGACGCCGCTGATCGATGTGTTCAACCTGATGCTCATCTGCTCGGTCCCCTGCCTTGCCGTCTGCGTGCTGATGATGCTTTCGCTCCGGCGCGAGGCCTACCTTCAGCGGAGCGCAAGGGCGAGCCGCATCCTCCCGGATGCCACCGTGATGGTCAGCGTCTCGCCGGAGGGTATCGCCTGGGAACGGCCCGGCGCCATGACGACATTGGCCTGGACCATAATTTCCGCCATCGAGGAACGGCATGGCCGTATCGAGTTCGACAGCGAGGCGACGGTCCACTACATCCCGGCCCATGCCTTCCATAACCGGCAGGAACAGGACGCGGTTCTGGCTCGCATACGCAACCTCTGGCAGCCGCCCGTCCCAGCAAAGCCTTGA
- the rbfA gene encoding 30S ribosome-binding factor RbfA, giving the protein MTRPTTSAPSQRMLRVGEQVRGAITQVLQRGEVREPVLEKTVLAISEVRMSPDLKVATAYVSPLGVADHDTIIDLLNKHAKYIRGRVGPLLRQLKYMPEIRFKDDTSFDNYKKIDDLLKSPEVQRDLGPDTDDTQS; this is encoded by the coding sequence ATGACCAGACCCACTACCTCCGCGCCCTCGCAGCGCATGCTTCGCGTTGGCGAACAGGTCCGAGGCGCCATAACGCAGGTGCTGCAGCGCGGCGAAGTTCGCGAGCCGGTCCTCGAAAAGACCGTGCTTGCCATCTCGGAAGTGCGCATGTCGCCGGACCTGAAGGTTGCCACCGCCTATGTCTCGCCGCTCGGCGTCGCCGACCACGATACGATCATCGATCTGCTCAACAAGCACGCCAAATATATACGCGGCCGCGTCGGCCCGCTGCTTCGCCAGCTGAAATACATGCCGGAAATCCGCTTCAAGGACGACACGAGCTTCGATAACTACAAGAAGATCGACGATCTCCTGAAGTCGCCGGAAGTCCAGCGTGATCTCGGCCCCGATACCGACGACACCCAATCATAG